A genomic stretch from Pseudoliparis swirei isolate HS2019 ecotype Mariana Trench chromosome 18, NWPU_hadal_v1, whole genome shotgun sequence includes:
- the eya2 gene encoding LOW QUALITY PROTEIN: eyes absent homolog 2 (The sequence of the model RefSeq protein was modified relative to this genomic sequence to represent the inferred CDS: inserted 1 base in 1 codon): protein MAAYGQTQYSPALQTAGPYAPYTHHAQGYSMPSYNIKTEDGLSHSPGQTGILGYSNFSSTPPSQSLYSYSHTHGGGISSGIFQGTHAISSSTPFNSTQQEFSAYSSYSPSQYSPYYNSHHYNSPYLSSSNISPAAITAPLAYQHPEHPVMLPNHSPESHTGEYHPPPSPPTPGKEEVPARRGSDGKLRGRKRVSDPAPPLDADMERVFIWDLDETIIIFHSLLTGTFSSRFGKDSSKAVSLGLWMEEMIFNLADSRLFFNDLEECDQVHIDDVASDDNGQDLSTYNFGSDGFQSPAGAGSLCLGSGVHGGVDWMRKLXFRYRRVKEIYNTYKNNVGGLLGSPKREEWLQLRREMEVLTDLWLTQALKALAVINSRPNCVNVLVTTTQLIPALSKVLLYGLGSAFPIENIYSATKTGKESCFERVSQRFGRRAVYVVIGDGAEEESVAKKKNMPFWRVSCRPDLEALSHALELDYL from the exons ATGGCTGCGTATGGGCAGACTCAGTACAGCCCGGCCCTCCAGACCGCGGGGCCGTATGCGCCGTACACTCACCACGCGCAGGGCTACAGCATGCCGTCTTACA ACATTAAAACAGAAGACGGCCTGAGTCACTCTCCGGGGCAGACGGGAATACTGGGCTACTCAAACTTCAGCAGCACTCCTCCAAGTCAGAGTCTCTACAGCTACTCGCACACACACG GTGGCGGTATTTCATCTGGAATTTTCCAAGGCACCCACGCGATCTCAAGTTCGACCCCGTTCAACTCGACCCAGCAA GAGTTCTCAGCGTACTCAAGCTACAGTCCGAGTCAGTACTCTCCGTATTATAACTCTCATCACTACAACAGCCCCTACCTATCCAGCAGCAACATCAGCCCTGCTGCCATCACAGCTCCGTTAGCCTATCAGCATCCAGAACACCCCGTAATGCTGCCCAATCACAGCCCGGAGTCACACACAG GAGAGTACCACCCACCGCCCAGCCCCCCCACACCAGGTAAAGAGGAGGTCCCAGCACGAAGGGGGTCAGATGGGAAGTtgagagggaggaaaagagtCAGTGACCCTGCTCCACCTCTGGACGCTGATATGgag CGTGTGTTTATCTGGGACCTGGATGAAACCATCATCATTTTCCATTCGCTCCTCACGGGAACCTTCTCCTCGCGATTTGGCAAG gaCTCCTCAAAGGCCGTGTCTCTTGGTTtgtggatggaggagatgatctTCAACCTGGCCGACTCGAGACTCTTCTTCAACGACTTGGAG GAATGTGACCAGGTCCATATTGATGACGTGGCATCGGACGACAACGGACAGGACCTGAG CACTTACAACTTTGGGTCGGACGGCTTCCAGAGCCCAGCGGGGGCCGGCTCTCTGTGCCTGGGGTCAGGAGTCCACGGAGGGGTGGACTGGATGAGGAAGC GCTTTCGATACCGCCGAGTGAAGGAGATCTACAACACGTACAAGAATAATGTCGGAG GTTTGCTGGGCAGCCCCAAGCGAGAGGAGTGGCTACAGCtgaggagggagatggaggtcCTGACCGACCTGTGGCTGACTCAAGCACTCAAAGCCTTGGCTGTCATCAACTCGAG GCCTAACTGTGTGAATGTGCTGGTGACCACCACCCAGCTCATCCCGGCCCTCTCCAAGGTTCTCCTGTACGGCCTGGGCTCAGCGTTCCCCATAGAGAACATTTACAGTGCCACCAAGACAG GCAAGGAGAGCTGCTTCGAGCGCGTCTCTCAGCGGTTCGGCCGGAGAGCCGTGTACGTGGTGATCGGAGACGGAGCCGAGGAAGAGTCCGTGGCCAAGAAG AAGAACATGCCGTTCTGGAGGGTGTCCTGTCGACCCGACCTCGAGGCCCTGAGCCACGCACTGGAGCTGGACTACCTCTAG